A window of Sus scrofa isolate TJ Tabasco breed Duroc chromosome 15, Sscrofa11.1, whole genome shotgun sequence genomic DNA:
gctaggatatataggagtttttgcaacaaagggcagggagcaggaacaaaagaggcctgggctcactgaattCATTGCTTTGATATGCACTTCCGCTATCAGGGCCAGCATCCTGAGTTTTCCCCGGCTAATAGGACTCACTGGCTCTctcccttggaggtgactgcattcacagatgatCAGGAATATTTGGGTGGTATTCAGCTTGGGCTGAAATACAACCCAAGGAGGAAAggggggaatatcaggatatgacaaaggtgggtggggggtgtatgcagaacacacacattttacaaaagtttgttgatctcctgaaggttactaccagtcacaaggagcagacatcgcCATGAAGGATTTgaggagatgtaagaattgggcGCATAAagtcttctcctaaaaataactgacaatctgaaggcctgttcttccagtttccccagagcccagagggcctcactcctgatctccaccctgagttcCCTTCAGGGGATGCTGTGGGTTGGTAGCTGTAGTGGCCTCAGATTTTACTctatgtagaggctgatggcaagtgccaaacttcagttcgtACCTTCTCTGCCATTCACACATATTCAGGACTAAACCATGATAGCCCTTCCTTATGGCAAAGATGCAGGCTTTGAAGAagcccttaaaatttttaatgatgctTGTCTTAAAAATGttgctctggggagttcccattttggcttgccaagttgagaacctgactagtatccatgaggatgtgggttcaaaccctgacctcactcagtaggttaaggatctgatattgctgcaagctgtggtgtaggccagcagctacagctctgcttggacccctagcctcggaactttcatatgctgcgggtgtggcccaaaaaaggggggaaaaagtgttGCTCCAAAGTGTATGGCTTTTGCCGAATGCAatattgagtgatttttttttattttttaattttggattcTGTGACTTTATGGATAATTTAATGATCCACCATGATCATGTCACTTTGTATGGTTGACATTCTACAAGCCCTCATGGAGAATCTCACTTTCTCCGTAGGTTGTGCATCTCTGGCTCTCAAATAGTCTTGGCATcgctcccagcccctgccccgccAGGGCCTGAAGGCACAGGAGTTGCCGACCTGCCAGCATGTCCTTCCCTGGAAGAAGAGGTTTATGGCATGGATGGAAAGATTGAAGAGTATTTCGCTTTTGACAGAAAAGAAGagtaaatagaattttatttcactttgattTAGTACAGCAAAATTTATCTATTGGGCATGCATTTTGATTATATCTTCATTTAGTGCTGTGTGTAATTTTCACTCGTCCAAaagatttttcattcttttgagaaTAATGTGCTCCCCAAAGTTGTCTCCCCGCCTCCGCCCCAAAGTTTTTAGACTTTGTTTTTAGACAGTTTTCCTGGCAAGACATGGATATGCTAGAGCTGTGTTTCCCTTTCTTACTGACAAATGTGGCACAAGAATGATGGTGTTCAGCACGTTGTCAAAAGTGGACAAGGCTGCTAGTTGCTTTTGTTCCCCCAGGGCCTCCAGGTGTCATACCTGGCTGCCTAGGAGGGCGAAGGGGAAGGTCTATTCTCTTCACTAAATGCATCTTTGGTTCTCAGACAAAAGCTATAGGTATAGCATGGTAAAAACTtgcctcctgggagttcctattgtggctcagtggtaatgaacctgagtgtATTCGTGAagctgcgggttcaatcactggcttcgctcagtggtttaaggatccagcgttgctgtggctgtggtgtagatgggcagccgcagctccaatttgacctctagcctgggacttcgatatgctgcaagtgcagccctaaaaagcaaaaaaaaaaaaaaaaaaaaattacctcctgATTGAAAGTTggtccattaaaaaagaatatgctatttaaaaaagaatgttaagtttatttatatatgtataatgtacatatatgcatgcgTGTTGGATAGATAGGTAGCATTATTTTAACTTTAACTATTGTCACTTTGGTAATGAGAATGGGTTTTGTCCTTAGTGACGAGGACTGTCTTGAAAAAAGATCAGCTCACCATCACAGCACGTGGCGTAAACACGGACTTCCTCCTGTGTCCCCGCATGACTGTATCAGAGATGCAGTGGCTGCAGAAGTGTTTGATCACGTCTGGACAGATGTGGTAAAAATACTGGAAACGCTGATTAGAAAACACTGGGAAATTACACTCGCAGGTACTTAATTTGTAGAATTTGGcccaatgaaaagaaaaaaagaaaaaataggagttcccattgtggctcagccgggtaagaacccgacataatcCCTAATGATTcattttccatccctggcctcgctcagtggcttaaggatccggtgttgctgcaagccgtggcataggtcacagatgcagctcagatttggtgttgcagtggctgtggcgtaggctggcagctgcagctctgatttgacccctagcctgggaacttccatatgccataagtgcagccataaaaagaaaaaatcaaaaccacaaaaaaccccgTTCCTCAGCTTCCTGCCCCACCAGCTTGGCCAAATCTAGGACGTGACTGGGGTGAGAAGGGAAGTagattttctgcctttcttcacAAAGTGATCTTTAATCACTTcaaatagtacttttttttttttgagctataaAAATGGGAGAGGCactcctgaaaaaaacaaacaaatatacaaGAAAGAAGCTAAAAGTCAGCTAGCTTTGTGGTTAAAAATATTACCTAGTCAATCTCTAGTAACTGGATGTGGTTTTTAATTATAGAtgatgttatttataaaatacaatctaaacaaagctaattttttaattacttcattTAGCTATGTACAGTGTTCTCTAAACTACTTGAAACTGAGCAGAAACAAATTATAGACATGTCAACGGTGGGCACTGATGACTGGAGTTAACCAGCTTGTATAATAGGGTAATAATCctgttaattaaatatttatttttccaatcaaAGGGGTTGGGACGTTATAAAATACCAAGAATCTTTCTTGCCTCAGTGTATAATCCATTTTTCTACGTCCCATTGAAATGATAGGCATTTCATTAGATGCTTTTGGAAAAGTATCACATCAGCCAGTTGCTTTCCGGTGGTCTCTCCTGTCTATAGCCAAAGTCAGTGGCCACAGCTGACTGGTGACAAATCCTCTGAATGGTATTTGACTCGAGAACAAATACTTGCTCTGAATGGTGGATTTTAGGTACGTATGTTAGGTAACACAATTCTTAATGatactgatttttctcttggcacagaaggacaaaaaccgaaagaaaaattgaaagcagctGGGAATAAATCTCCACCTGTATTCCTATCCCATGTTAATACTGATGTGTCAAGTGTCCCCCCGTCCAGAAATTCTCAAACTCGAAGTGTATCCCTGGCTTCTCATCTTAATCCTCTTCAGGTagctgcttttcctttctctgtctctctccttcaatCTTTTTATCTCTGGCCTCTGTTGgccaaaaagactaaaatttaaaaataaatatttcatggagTTTAAGAGAATAGCCATATTCTTTGGTAAAGTAGGGACACACAGATTTGAGACGTTCCACCCACTTGGAGCTGTAGAGCTGCTCCCAtagttttgaagagaaaaaaaaaaaatgttttcccctAATGTTTGTAGCCAGTTTGAAAGTTACAGATGTTCTCCTGTCCAACCCAAGTGTTGGGTCCTGTCCAACCCAAGTGTTGAAGGACTCAATTAATGAGTGTGCTTTGGATTCCTTTACCATTTTGAGTTTGTACTAAGTGAGCTGTATTTGATGTTTTAAGGAGCTGTGTAGATGAACAAAGCATCATCCCTGACCTGGTAAAGTGAAAAGTATGATACAAGTCAAATGCAATGTTTTCTGTGAgtgatatgcaaaaaaaaaaaaaaaaaaaaaaagaattgtaggaGGTTCAGGAAGACAGTGATTTATTATGACTGGAGTGCAGCAATATGCATCCACCATAGGAGCAACAGGGCACGTGGTCAGGGagcagtggcttaaaacagaaatagctgatagggagttcccatcgtggcgcagtggttaacgaatccgactaggaaccatgaggttgagggttcggtccctgcccttgctcagtgggttaacgatccggcattgtggtgagctgtggtgtaggttgcagacacggctcggatcccgcgttgctgtggctctggcgtaggctggaggctacagcaccgagtcaacccctagcctgggaacctccatatgctgcgggagtggcccaagaaatagcacaacaacaacaacaacaacaacaaaaaagaaatagctgaTAGGATTTACTCTCTGTTCAAAAGAAGCTTCCTGGAATTGCtaccagtttattttatttttttggtctttttaaacaGCTCCGACAGGTTCAACAGTATTTCCTCTTttgcatattaaaatatgaagtaGGAACTGCATAAAAAATGAACAGTTAACTATCACGCAATATTAATACACTTGAGAAATATGGACATTTGTACAGATATTTTggagtttttatagttttttatgtttttgtttttgtttttgtatttttagggccacactgtggcatatggaggttcccaggctaggggtcgaattagagctacagctgctggcctacaccatagccacagcaagatgggatccaagttgcatctgcaacctacaccacagctcactgcaacgccagatccttaacctactgatcaaggccaggaatcgaacctgcatcctcatggatgctagtcacattcatttctgcagacccacgacaggaactccttttttatgatttttttaagtgctttttatagctattttgttgttttcatttggataaatgttaaaagaaagtgaatgagcaacagaattaaaagtaaaaataaaatactagtaGTGTTTACTTTGAAATAGTCAAAACATTTTAGTGGTAATCACAATAGGTCTTAATTTATTTCCCTAACATTTATTTTACGTATTTTCAATGTAAGGAAAATGTGATTAAAGTTGCCACATTTTTCACAAACTGAACTAGAATTCTAGTTTCAGAAATCCTCTTTGCCtgaatctaaaaattattttaaatcctaGTTGATCATATTATGGGGTGGAATAGGAAATCAATCATTATTTAGCCCTTCCTTCATGCTTTCACCAAGGCTATTGTATTTAATTCTCCTAATAACTCTATGAAGTAGGAATCATTATCCCCAATGTAAAGATtaggaaagtaggagttcctgctgtggcacaacagaattggcagcatcttgggagcactgggacacaggttcaatccctggtctggcacagtaggttaagtatccagcgttgctgcagcttcggcataagtcacaactgcagctcagatctgatccctaatccctggcccaggaactccatatgttgtcgagtgtccaaaaaaaaaaaaaaaaaaattaagattaggaAATTAAAACTCCCAGAGTAAGCTTTCCAAGATGACCAACCAGGAGGCCTTGAGAATGGGATTCAAATGCAAGCCTTTCAGATTCTGGTCCTGGGTTTTTCCCAGGCTCTCGTGCTGGTCTGGGAAGCTCACTGGGTGAGCTGTGAAGGTCAGGTCCAAGGCAAGCCAGCCATTTGGGAGCTGGGGCACCTTTTCCTTGCTAGTCCAGACCCTCTGTCCATCCTCTTCACACTGCTGCAGGCTGACACACAGCAACTGGACAGAGTCATTAATTTTTATACTTACTGTGTTCTATCTGCAAAATAGATAGGTCCTTGCCCTGCAGTCTTTGGGAGCTCAACGCATGAAAGAGAATGAGGCCAGGCTTGTTTCTGCCTGGCTACCATGCCGGCTCACAGTGGGGTAGTGGCATTTCTCCAGCAGCTACCCTTTCCAGATTTCAGAAAACTTTCCTTCACTTCTTGCCACTCCAAGCCTACATGTGGTACTGTTAGCAAGCCTTGGGGAATCCAGTCATTCCTTACACACGTCCTTACCAAATATCTCTTCACACATCCTTACCAAATATTGTCCCTTTATTAAATGTGCCTCCGATTGGCCAATTTGTGTCCTTTGTTTCCTGTGGGTTCCTGATAGGCATCAGTGATTGTAATGGTTCTGGATGCTTTCTAATTGTtactctttttacttttctcagaTTCATCGCTTTTCCAACAATTTTTATAGTGACTTGAATGGGGTGATGACAATTCAAGCAAAACCACTTCAGCAGAGACCTACCTATTTTGCAGATAGAACACAGTAAGTATAAAACTGAGTGACTCAGTctcttccctgtgctggacaCATAAGCCCTGAAGACCACAGAGGATGAGATGATGAGACTGGCATTTAATCCATGCTCCAGGCGTGCCCAGGCACATGCAGCCAGTGTGAAAGAGTCAAAACACACTATTCTGATATCCACCACAAAGCAAATCCTGTTAGGTTGGGGCAGATAAGAAAAAGGGAATGTAGCTGTGAGTTCTTAATCTTCTGGGTTTGATTACAGATTAGAAACATTGGTCTTTTTTCCCCGTTGATGATCCTTCATTGAAACTAAAATTGAACTAGAAACACTAATCTTTCATTCAACACATAGGATTTGTTCTGTGTTCCAGGCCATGCTGTACACAGTCTAATAACAGGCATATGTGTAAGTCCTTGTAATTAACTTGATTTCCCTCCCCCAGGAATGAACAGGAGGACAAAGCTCTGGGTGTAGGGGCCAGTGCTTTTTCCTCAGCCCAGCATCGTCTGGCCCGGATCTCAGATGCTCGCGGACTGCAGATGCCCGCAAAGAAAACACTGGCACACAGGAGGCTGCCTTCGCTTACTTCAGATGCACAGAGAATAAAAATCCCCAGTGTGTACAGTGATGAAGTTCTTAGGGGAACAAAACTGTAAGTCTTGTTTCTCTTATGGTAAACCAAAGGTCACAGAGGACAGAGATGCTTGTCAGTTGGGGTTTATGTTTTATTCCTAACAAAGTGTCCCCTGtcaaatctttttagggctgcaatgcggcatatggaagttcccaggctaggggtcaaactggagctgcagctgcccacttacaccacagccacagcaacgctggatctgagccggatctttgacccacaccacagttcatggcaatgccgggtccttaacccactgaacagggccagggatcgaacctgagtcctcagcgatactagtcaggttcgttaccgctgagccacaatggctgCTCCTCCCATCAAATCTGATATGGGGCACTTTTCTAAATAGTTCATTCATTTGGATGTTTAACATGAATTTGCAAATTTATGGGATTTACTTAGCTGGACTCTTTACACCAGACTCTAAAGTAATGGCTATGAACCCACAGTACAGGGAAGAGGTGAAAGAAAACTGATGGCAAAGTGATCTTGGATGGGTTTCAATGGCAGAgtctgtaaaaataataattaactactgcttttaaattatgtaatGAATCCTTTCATTGTGAGGTGTAAAAAAATTGCTGTACATaaaatgctgtaaaaataaaagggacatatacctatttgtttttgttgatctcTAAGGACAAGTTCCACTCTGTGTAGGGAATTtcagaaaagcttttgacaataGAGATCAACCTCAAATTGTTGCCTTATTGGAAAGgaatttgtttcttcctttatggTAGGATTACATAGGAACGTTCCACTTTTCTTAGTCCCTCAGTGTCAGGCAATACTTAGGTTAACAGTTGCTGGTGTTTGCTGATTGCTTTCATGTTTCCAGCACCAGCTAAGTGGATcgcattcattcttttatttatgagTTACCACAAACCTTTAAGCTGGTACATTATCCCAAATctaagatgaggaaacaggggcTGAAAGAAGTTGAGTAACTGGCCAAAGATCATCCCACgagggagaggcagagctgggatgcccCTACAGTGCTACCTAGCTTTGAGATCACTTTCTAGGCCACTCGGCCACCAGGCTTCCTGCAGCAAAGGAGGGGTTATTACAGGGACTGTATGTAGGATcctctgcaggggtggggggtgtaaGCAGCTGCCAGTGCTTAACCAATGACTGGACACCTTCAAGAAGCATCCCACGGCCCCCCTTGCAGGTGTACTAAGTTAGCATTTCCTCACGATTAGAAGTGCTCTTTCTAGGTTTGAGTCTGCTCTGTTCAATTCTTTCAAGACCTCACTCCCTCCTCTGTGTCACTTTGGCCCCCTGGGACCCCTTCGCCCTCTGCCTGTGTCAACAGCATATTCCTGGCTCTCTCCACTTCCTCCTAGCCCACCTGTCAGGCTTCCGTCCAaagccttttctgttttctattgaGGTAAATTCAGATGCCTCCAATGTACTTTCACTTCTTGtcctggctgcccccaccccaagctgtAGACCTGTgtctttcaacattttaaaaaattatcgcCATGCTAAGAAGTCTTTTTAGAGTATCTTTTCTAATTCCTACCCCACCTGTGAAATTTTAATTCCACAAGTATACTGTAGagtttttgtactatttttgaTAACTGTGTTTTATGCATAAAAAGagtaagtgtttttttttgtcccaAGAACCAGCATTTGCCCTTTGGAGGCCAGATCATGTCTTTGATTATGGCGTCTCTTTCTGTTACTTCTCATCACTTAACTTGATTCTGGTCAGCATTATCTCTTCTCTGACCCACAAATATACCAGCTCAGCACttacatgatattttttttttggtcttttttttagatgtcacacccacagcatatggaggttcccaggctaggggtccaattggagctataagccgctggcctgtgccacagccacagcaatgccagatccaagccacatctgtgacttacaccacagctcatggtaacgctagatccttaatccgttgagtgaggccaaggattgaacctgcgtcctcatggatgctagtcagatttatttccattgagctacagcaggaactccacacttaTATGATTTTGTTAatgctctgtctttttttttattaaagcaccatattttttctaattatcagAGTGCTGCAGGTTCACTGTGGACCATTAGGACAATACCAAAAATATAAGTAGCAACCAAAGATCAACTGTCTGCtaaacaatagaaatataaaaatgataactcTTGCTAAATTTACCATCAATTTTGCCTGtgattatatttcttcttttctttccattattgttttttaatactaGCATGATCTCACTACTGTATAATGTAGcacttttccatatatttttatcACTTAACATTATTCATGTTTTCCATATTATTGGATATTTTTGAAAGCATGCTTTTAATGACTAAAATATAATTATGTGATAATTCATTAAGTATTGCTCTATTactggaaattttcatttttttctatatttttaccaTCATAATGTACGGTGAATATTATGTAGGAATAACTGACAATTTCCAATATTAGTTTTCTATACCTCTTCCTTTTATGTCCTTACATGAAGCTTTGTGGTTTTCCTCAGCTAGCCTTCCACATTTAGAATTCATTATATCCTTCATTGATTGCTCCATTTCCTAAACTTCTACAATACTTATATTCAGAAGCATACACCATAGCACTATATGACATCAACTGCATTACACAGTAATCTAATTACTTGCTGTATTCTCTGTAACTAGTCTCCTTAAGGTAAGGAGCTAAACCTTCAATAACTTCTGTTTTGTACAGAGGTTGAGCACtcagtttttttgttgctgttttgttttttattttattttttcttgtctttttgtcttttctagggccgcacccgcagcatatggaggttcccaggctaggggtcaaattggagctatagctgccagcctatgccagagccacagcaatgtcagatccaagctgtgtctgccacctacaccacagctcatggcaatgctggatccttaacccactgagcaaggccagggatcgaacctgcatcctcatggttcttagtcggatttgttaactgctgggcacgatgggaactccagctctcaGTTAATATAGCTGAGCGCCCTTGCTAAACATGGAGGTGATTGGAGCTGAGGCTTGGTCTCCCACAGTGTTCCTCTTCCTGAAGCTCAGCTCATCCACCTTGCCTTTCCTTTGGGAGGCAGATGTGGTTAATAAGCCAGATGAGGAGTTTTGTGCTTTggttgtctctctctctgcactTGGATGCTCAATCATGACGTTGTGTTTATAGGCAAACTGGCATGGATCGCACGGCCTCCCCACCAGTTCAGACCTCGAGGAGCAGGTTACCCCCAATAGGCTCAGAGACGGGGGAGCAGAATATGCCACTGCCCGGATCCCACCCTGTTGCCGTAAGACAGATTTCCTTATACTTAAGTGCACCGTTTAGAGAGTCTTTTgtcaaacaaagaaacaaaacataatgTGGACACTTCCACATGAACTCGGTAACATAAAACATCCCTGTGATCTGCTTTCTGAAAGTAAATGGCTTGTGAGAATTTACAGGAGGTGGGAGGGTTAATTCAATactttatgaaataaaaactcGGCTTGAACTAAATCAGAACATCCAGGCATCAGGGAAATACCTGATGGTCATAAGGGTGTGGTGAACAGGCTAGCATGAAGGTTAGCTCAGGAGCCAGGTAGA
This region includes:
- the FAM149A gene encoding protein FAM149A isoform X1; translated protein: MLFEGKVSPQTQNLLAECSEWARRSLHLRVLGRQLILPTDEGVQHFQGSGPASAVQRPFSDACTHKSNVRELCISGSQIVLASLPAPAPPGPEGTGVADLPACPSLEEEVYGMDGKIEEYFAFDRKEDDEDCLEKRSAHHHSTWRKHGLPPVSPHDCIRDAVAAEVFDHVWTDVVKILETLIRKHWEITLAEGQKPKEKLKAAGNKSPPVFLSHVNTDVSSVPPSRNSQTRSVSLASHLNPLQIHRFSNNFYSDLNGVMTIQAKPLQQRPTYFADRTQNEQEDKALGVGASAFSSAQHRLARISDARGLQMPAKKTLAHRRLPSLTSDAQRIKIPSVYSDEVLRGTKLQTGMDRTASPPVQTSRSRLPPIGSETGEQNMPLPGSHPVAFRGRHPQNRVLSAIPDSVERSPLRERSLTVEQLSRPSTTHTFQSDTPRKSSLTLMEFAGHMWTGQSFLTGSHYPPKSFQRTTLSLRKDSRWPLDVASPEGQTCWNIQSLSTPSSP
- the FAM149A gene encoding protein FAM149A isoform X2, translating into MLFEGKVSPQTQNLLAECSEWARRSLHLRVLGRQLILPTDEGVQHFQGSGPASAVQRPFSDACTHKSNVRDDEDCLEKRSAHHHSTWRKHGLPPVSPHDCIRDAVAAEVFDHVWTDVVKILETLIRKHWEITLAEGQKPKEKLKAAGNKSPPVFLSHVNTDVSSVPPSRNSQTRSVSLASHLNPLQIHRFSNNFYSDLNGVMTIQAKPLQQRPTYFADRTQNEQEDKALGVGASAFSSAQHRLARISDARGLQMPAKKTLAHRRLPSLTSDAQRIKIPSVYSDEVLRGTKLQTGMDRTASPPVQTSRSRLPPIGSETGEQNMPLPGSHPVAFRGRHPQNRVLSAIPDSVERSPLRERSLTVEQLSRPSTTHTFQSDTPRKSSLTLMEFAGHMWTGQSFLTGSHYPPKSFQRTTLSLRKDSRWPLDVASPEGQTCWNIQSLSTPSSP